The Arachis hypogaea cultivar Tifrunner chromosome 14, arahy.Tifrunner.gnm2.J5K5, whole genome shotgun sequence DNA window CTTCTCACTATTATTTAGACAATCCCATACCAACTTTCCCAGAAGCGCCATGTTAGCACAGGAAGTATCCCTAATACCCAATCCTCCTGCCTTTTTAGGAGTTATGGCGACCTCCCACCTGACCAGAGGCAGTCCTTTTCCAGTCGCTTGGCCTTTCCACAAGAATTGTCTCATCaaggaatcaattttattacatgcatacttcgggagaagagaaatttgcatttcataaactggGATAGAGGCCATAACCGATTTAACAAGACAAAGCCTCCCTGCCTTATTCAGTAGGCGTCCTTTCCAACTGGAGAGCTTTctcgaaattttttcaataatctcCTGAGCCGTCTTCCTGGAAGCTCTGGCATGACCGATGTTAATTCCCAGGTATTTACCCAAATCATTGCAGAACCGGATGTTAGAGACCCCTGAGAGAACCTCTTTTCTCCTCTCCGACACCCTCTTGGAACACTGGGCCTTTGACTTATGAAGATTTACCTTTAAACCTGACGCTCTAGAAAACAAGTCCAAACAATGCATGACCTCTATTACTTGAGCTTTTGATGCCTTACAGAAAAGCAaaagatcatctgcaaacatcaaatgagagagtcgtggtccattcctagaaaccgcaactgggttccacaaaccttgggaaactctatgagagataaagcaggcaagcatttccatacagagtacaaatagataaggagacataggatctccttgcctcaACCCTCTCTTCGGATTGAAATTTTGGAGCCTGTTCCCATTCCACAAAACTGCCAACGAAGAGGAAGTCACACAATTCAATATAAGATTAATGGTAGCCTTTGGAAACCCAAACCGGACCAAAGTAGCTTCCAGAAAACGCCAGTCTACCCTGTCataagctttttccaaatcaatcttgaaTGCCATGGTCCCTTTTCGAGACTTGGTGTTCCTCATGAAGTGCATAATCTCTTGAGCAATGATAATATTCTCTGTGGTTCCTCTTCCTGGAATGAACCCTCCTTGCAAAGGACCAATGATCTCCGACAGGAAAGGTCTGAACCTGTTAACTAGAACCTTtgtgacaattttataaattacattacataaGCTAATAGGCCGAAACTCCCGTAAGGAAGAGGGAACTTCCACTTTAGGAATTAGAACAATGAGAGTATCGAAAATAGCCGCATTCAATGGCTCACCCTCAAAGGCTCGCTTGACCAGTCTACACACATCGTTGCTAAGAGAGTCCCAGAACTCTTTGTAGAAAATTGCTTGAAATCCATCTGGCCCTGGGGCTTTAAATGAACTCATGGTCATCACAGCTCTTTTAACCTCTTCAGACGTCACCGGTTCCACTAACTTTTGACAAGCCTCAGTACTAAGAGACGGGcaaggaaaaggccccatggcGTCCAGGTCAATATCCTCCCTTGTAGAAAAGAgcttttgaaagaaagaatttgCCGCCAGTTCTAGATTCGTAGTCTCCGTGGTCCAAGACCCATCCTCCAAAAATAAcccatgaattttgttcctctttcTCCTGATAACTGTCTGCagatgaaaaaattttgtatttctgtctCCACATCTCACCCATTGTTCTCTAGATTTTTGATACCACAACAACTCTTCTTGAAGAAGGACAGCATTCAGTTCCTGATGCAAAACTTGCTCTTTGATCCTAAGCTGTTGATCCTCTCGACTTTCCAGAGTAATCTGAACGTCATTCAAAAGCCTCTCCAACTcccttttcttaacaaaaatattgccaaaaacctttttattgaaactaGTTGCATCTTTTTGAACCTCCAACAAACATTTAACTACATCCGGAGCTCCTCTATTCCAAGCTGTATCAACAACATTCCTAAAAAGATGATGAGTCATCCACGCAGCCTGGAATCTGAACGGACGATGGCCCTTGGTAGCCCTCTTTGCCATCTTGCACCTAGTGAATAATGGGCAATGATCAGAGTGAAGGCGCGCCAGCACCTCAGTATAAGCCTCTGGAAACATTAGTCGCCAGTCCTGGTTGATGACTGCTCTATCAAGCTTCTTGGCCACCTGCACCCCACCTTTCACCTTCCTGTACCAAGTGAATCTTCTCCCAATAGCCCCCATATCAAACAGCCCACAATCCTCCAATGTTTCCGCAAATTGTTCTGCTCTGGCAAGTCTAAATTGCCCCCCTCTAACTTCACTCTGCAACAAAACATCATTAAAGTCCCCTAACACAATCCAAGGTCCGTGGATCATATTAGCAATCCTTGTCAAGTCACCCCACAGTTCTTTACGCCGATGTATATGCGGATTAGCATACACCGCACTGCAGTAACTAGATGTATTGCCCATAGTGATTTCAAAACTGATACATTGATCAACTACATCCAATACTCTCACAGAAATATTTGAATTAGAACATAGAACCCAGATACCCCCACTATGACCATTAGCCTCAACAATACCAACATCCTGGTAACCTAGATTATTCCAAAAAGATTTCATCCTCTCGAAAGCAATATGGGTttcaaacagaatgaaaaaagtaGGATGAAATTTATTCGCTAACTCCTTACTATGAACCCGGGCCAATTTATTAGAGGCACCTCTAATATTCCAAAATAGAAAGCTTAAATCTGAATAATCCATAAAACAATTTGTATTGTAAAAAGGACCAACCTCAGCTGAAGTCCCTAACGAGATGATGAAGATCCACCATCATATCCCCCTGAGCCTTGCTTGTCCTTGTCCGGTTGTTGCCCAGTCTGTCTGTGTCCCTCCACTGACAACCCTTCCAATTTGCCGATTTGCTGCTTGCTGGTGTCGCCAAGGCAGTCCGGAGTCGACGGCGAATTCTGCAAAGAAGAAGGGCGCAACCTCTTGTGTCCGTTTTTGATAATGGCAGTGAAAGTCGGCACCGCAACGGAGACAGATTTGCCCTTCACCCCTTGCTGTTTGGAAGATGCCATGCGTGCCTTAGATCCGCTAACCGACCCGGTCTTCACCCCTGATTCGGCTCCTCTCATACGTAGCCCAAAGTCACGGTTCTGGTCCAATTTCTGATTTGAGCGCACCGGCATTTTATCTTTAGATGTTTGTTGGGCTGTGTTTGATTGACTCAATTTTTCTCTCCTTTTGCCGCTGACTTTGGTCCAGCCAGCCTCATTTTCCAAATGTTGGGACCCCACTTCCTTCCCATGCAACGTATCATCTAATTCCTCCCCAATTTCTGCAACTATCACTGACTCTTTGGGATTGcatccaaattcaaaaattttctcttttgaagCTTCCTGTGGCTGCACCACCCGGGCCGCCGTCTCGGTCACTGATGTTTCCTTTCGATCCACCCTTTCCGAATCTATTGGGGTCATTCTGCAGTCAGTTGCTGGATGCCCGAAACAATTGCACTTGTCACAAATAAGGTGTAAGCATTCATACTCCACCTTATATTCAAACTCATCGACAATCACACTCCGGACCACCGGCAAACCAAGATTAATTTGCACGCAAGCCCGAGCAAATTTTCCCCTTTCCGCCAACTTAGTAGCCAGATCCACCTTGACTGGTCTTCCCACAGCAGAAGCGATTCTCATCATGGCTTTATCCTGATAGTACCATATGCTCAAACCAGAGATTCGAATCCAAACCATAGTCTCCCCGAAAGTGTCCTCACAAGGTTTAAAATCCGGTGTCCATGGCTTGACCGCAATATAGTGACCGAAGATCATCCATGGCCCCCCTAGTAAAACCTTCTCTCGATCGTCCATGCGATCAAATTTAACGAGGAAGTACCCAAAACCCACATCCAAGATTTCATATCCACCGGTGATCCTCCATACCCCTTTCAATTTGTGAAACATGGCCGTGTAACTAAGGTTTTTTCCAAGAACCTTAATCACAATTGCTTCCTTGTATGGTTCAGAAAGGATGTTCCTAGCCTCTTCGGAGAAGCAAACTCTTGGAGGCATAGGATCTCCTTGTTTTCCAGTGACCACTGCCATGGAATCCTCATCTAGAGCTTCAGCCCGATTTATCCCTGTGGCTACCGTAGAACCAATAACCTTGTCACGGAACGAAATCTTGGAAGTCACCCTGGAACTAAGGTCGCCCTTACTTGATCCCTCCTTCACACCTGATGCAAACCCTCCCacactctcccccttatctctttcgatggcatggccatcttcttcaccgtgtttcaccctcaaaCGCTCTCTcccgctctctccttctctcattctctctgacGAAAGGGAAGTATAATTATCATATTAGATTAAATTGTTAGTTAAATTATTTtggaagagaaaattaaaaaatgtattaaatataagagattaaaattttttattattattaaatttttataattatatttttattattttattttttattttaaatttttatgaagaaaaaaaataaattagactttttattatttattctaatttatatttaatttactatcaaacaaaatgaaaaaatactaatttttgtgtttttattttttatattatgttcTCAATATCTTATTTTATCATGTTCTCAAAATTAAATACTTTCATATTGAGATATGTTTGTTGAAGAGAGAAAATATCCTTTAAAGATGAGAgacattttcttaaaaattggaATTCACAATTATCATTTCTGTTCGTGTATATTATAAAAGTCTATTATATTCCATGTccactttaaaaaaaattcagaagaCCATTTATGTAGTCTTTTGCATTTTTTAATCAATGTTGtaatattattgaatttttttttgtaatgataACAGTAGAGAAATAATTTATGCAATGCAAACAtattgaagagaaagaaaagttagTTTATTGCAccaattttagtatttaaatatattgaatttaatttgtataatagatataaaatattttgtgtatttaaattaatagtaatatatttttaatattaaatataaaataagtaaataattacatattaaaatataaaaatattaaaaattattatatagtaTGAGTTTTGACCCGTTGGGAGATTAGACGAAATCGGATttgtataatagatataaaaattattatgtatACGGATTCATAAATATTGAGTCGAAAGATCCGAGACGAAATCGGTTAATCATGCATGGTCAGAAAAATATCGACGAAGTAAAGATTCAGCATGAGGAAACATAACTCTGATTATGAGGTGAGTTGGGTGCCAAAAAATTTATACCTGCACGTAATTTTATTCAAAAGCACTATGCAAAATGTGAGGCATAAAGACAAGATAAAAGTTAAGATGTGGAATGTCAAATTTGgaagttaaaattttttgtgGTCAAAACAAGGTTGTGGGACATGAAGATCCTAAGAAAAAGGAGGAAGCTAGATGGTAGGGAGAAAAAAGCATTTTACAAATTCCCCTTCATGGTTTATAAATTAGAGAAGTTagcttttaaagaacgagggattTCAATCTGAATATTTCATCGTCACACAAATTCTGCAAAATTTCCAGGCATACTAACGTAAAGGAAGTCATGGAGTGTAAGTGCATGTGAATGTCTGGAgcccatttttattttatttttctttgtttttttttttctttttttgctttaagtattttattgttattttgctttcttttaattttaattttactctctTATTCATTTAAAACTTTTCATTTATTTCgctcattttcttttattgcaattttttACGTTATTTGCCACGGTTTaatattattgagtattttttcAATACAAACATTAAGTAATTTTTGAGTTGAGTCCACTctgtttttttgaaaaaaaggctCAACACAAAAGTGGAGcaggataagtcaaatagaaACAAAAGCCAAGTAACTCCTGTGTCATCTCCGGCATAACTATCAACAACACAAGTTACTTATCACACCACTCTGTAGCACACGTAAATGTTTGGGCCACACAATCTACAATTCCCGTCGTCTTGCTCTGAAAAATCACCTCATTTCTTCGTAACCAGATGTTCCATATAGCTGAAAAGAACCCAACAAACCAATAGTTGCGCATCTCCTTTCTGACCCGCATGGACCTCCAACTCTCAAAAAGCTCTTTCAAAGTACCGGGTGCAATCCACGAGTGTGCAAACTCCAACATCCAGACACTCCACACCTACCAAGTGTACTCACATGTAACAAATAAATGATTTATATTTTCTACTTCTTTATTACATAAGACGCACAAATTATCATTCTGTTGCAGAATTCCCAGTTTGCTTAGCCGATCCTTTATATTGATCCGACCTATCAAAATGAACCAAGCGAACAACTCTACTCGAGGAGGCACTAGCCCTTTCCAAACATCCTTCGTAAATTTTAGTCAGTCCACTCTGTTTTAGAAGAGTCGTATCTACTCTCCAAATTGAGATCTTGATACaagtttgattcaaaattttaattttgtaacatttattaataaatgttataaaattaaaaattttaaagtattattataaaaaatctattataatattttttaaaatattattaaaaagacttaatgctatattttttaaatattatataaaatatttattataatatttttttaagtattataatatttattattgtaaTATTTCTCATAATATTGTTATAGCATATTTATgggatctctctgtttttctttgGTGGCTAGTGGCTACAGTGTGGGAATGAGAGCTAGAGGAAGGTGCTCTGACATCCCCCAACTCTTGATGGGCCTTGATCAAATTTGGGCTAATATAGCTGGCCAATTTCAACTACAAAAATAGCAAAATTAAGATGTCATTCGATACACTATGCTTCACTCAATTTCTTGAAATATGGGGGCAACATTTTGTTGGATATTTTAAGGgttcaaataaaatatttgttagtCCATTTAAACTTTGGGACCTAAgagaaaattttagttttatatgtagatagaaataattattttaaaattatttattttttaatttttataataattgtaATTAGGAGTAATTATACTTAAGATTTAAAGAATGTTTTTTTTTACCAACTTTGAAGACAAGGTTATTTTGATGGGGAATATTATTACGACCTAACTTTTGGGTCGCTTAAATAGTTGATTATcacattaaaatttgttaaaaatataaataagagtattgaatcattatattaaatatacaaaaattaataaattggtGAATTTTTTTGAATTCTTCGAAAATTAGTAACTCATCTCGAATAGAGTTGCaacatcttttattttttttattaatttatattttattataaaacatctatctaataataaatataaaataatataatcaattatGTTATTTGTTTAATTTGGTCAAGCAAGACTAATTAATTAATACCAGACTCATATGTGGTGGTAGACTCCATTGTCATCCACCAAACTCCTCACACACCGAGTCAAACTAACATGTTCAATTTGAAtaatgaaatttatataaaaaatgataagatcacgtataaatatacaataagtactagttaattaataaataacacGCGAACATTTTTGCTTGGAAGAGATTTCAACATAACATGGATAAATGGTACTGATGAAGCAAGTGATGCCCAACTACCTATTGCATCTATTCAAATAGCCGTCACATATATAAAATCTTATGTTCCCCTGATAACATTTCTGAGATAGCGGACTAAAAGTTGCTATAGTATGATACaccaaaaaaattaaaggaaaattttcacaaacaaataaaaaaaataaaacacatattaaataacaacaataatatttaGAGACAATacaaattcaattcaaataatttaaagttattttatttaatgttcattaattattgttagaataatgatataattttagatataataaatatataattatggatattatatatatatgaaattataaatattatattatataagataattttaaatattatctcTCTAATATTACTGCaataacaaatattatattttatcaaatacaaacgaatgataaatattattaaaaatataattatttgtgttttttatcagtttaaattaaaaaaaaatagtatcatgataaatattatattctgccaagaaaaaaaaaatagatacatAAATCACTAAAGAATTAAGACAACAGTATGAGCCGCCATCCACATACAATATTGACAATATTATGAATAATTATACTAAAGCTACACTATATAAACTAAAATATACCTTGATACATGCACAATCAATCATAGTCAAAGTAAAACAATAAAACAACGAATTGAAGAAGTCAGAATACATCTGCTGACGGTTTGAATCCAGGAACATTATTACGAGTTTACTACACTTTGAGTTGTTGAGCacgttttatatatattatgttccAATAATTCCTCCATTATAATTCCACTTATGCCCCTAATCTGATGCATATAAATATTCTCCCTCTCCGTGTCTAATTCTTCACCAAAATACCAAACACATAGCTAATAAGCTTTGCTATCCCAAAGAACATAGCGAAGCTTTGCTATCCAAAAAACACATCTAAGAAAAGATGGTGTCTGTGAGTGAGATCCGCAACATTCAAAGAGCAGAAGGCCCTGCAACGGTATTGGCAATTGGCACGGCAAATTCATTAAATTGTGTTGATCAGAGTACATATGCTGATTACTATTTCAGAGTAACCAATAGCGAACACATGACTGATCTCAAGAAGAAATTTCAGCGCATTTGTATGTATTTCTATTAAGTGTtttagctttattttatttaatatttattaagaaaaaatttatcattttacttttatattaattaaaatgcaAAATTAACATATTATACAACCTATCATATTCACCGTTTGATATTAATAGTAATAACTACTTAATAATaacattatttttataattacaaatttGGATAAACTATATATTCAAATGGTActtaaagatttaattaagtcactacaaaaataactcaaaaataaCATTATTGCTATATATTTCATTTTCTAGACTTTATCAAAGATAATGATGGTTGCAAATTACACATGATTATTTCAGGTGAAAGAACACAGATCAAGAACAGACATATGTACTTAACAGAAGAGATACTGAAAGAGAATCCTAATATGTGTGCATACAAGGCACCGTCGTTGGATGCAAGGGAAGATATGATGATCAGGGAGGTACCAAGGGTTGGAAAAGAGGCTGCAACTAAGGCCATCAAAGAATGGGGACAGCCAATGTCTAAAATCACACATTTGATCTTCTGCACCACCAGTGGTGTTGCATTGCCTGGCGTTGATTATGAACTCATCGTACTCTTAGGGCTCGACCCATGCGTCAAGAGGTACATGATGTATCACCAAGGCTGCTTCGCTGGCGGCACTGTCCTTCGTTTGGCTAAGGACTTGGCTGAAAACAACAAGGATGCTCGTGTTCTTATCGTTTGTTCTGAGAATACCGCAGTCACTTTCCGTGGTCCTAGTGAGACAGACATGGATAGTCTTGTAGGACAAGCATTGTTTGCGGATGGAGCTGCTGCGATTATCATTGGTTCTGATCCTGTGCCAGAGGTGGAGAAGCCTATTTTTGAGATTGTTTCGACCGATCAAAAACTCGTCCCTGGCAGCCATGGAGCTATCGGTGGTCTCCTTCGTGAAGTTGGGCTTACATTCTATCTTAACAAGAGTGTTCCTGATATTATTTCACAAAATATCAACGACGCACTCAGTAAAGCTTTTGATCCATTGGGTATATCTGATTATAACTCAATATTTTGGATTGCACATCCTGGTGGACGTGCAATTTTGGACCAGGTTGAACAGAAGGTGAACTTGAAACCAGAAAAAATGAAA harbors:
- the LOC112741544 gene encoding stilbene synthase 3-like codes for the protein MVSVSEIRNIQRAEGPATVLAIGTANSLNCVDQSTYADYYFRVTNSEHMTDLKKKFQRICERTQIKNRHMYLTEEILKENPNMCAYKAPSLDAREDMMIREVPRVGKEAATKAIKEWGQPMSKITHLIFCTTSGVALPGVDYELIVLLGLDPCVKRYMMYHQGCFAGGTVLRLAKDLAENNKDARVLIVCSENTAVTFRGPSETDMDSLVGQALFADGAAAIIIGSDPVPEVEKPIFEIVSTDQKLVPGSHGAIGGLLREVGLTFYLNKSVPDIISQNINDALSKAFDPLGISDYNSIFWIAHPGGRAILDQVEQKVNLKPEKMKATRDVLSNYGNMSSACVFFIMDLMRKKSLEEGLKTTGEGLDWGVLFGFGPGLTIETVVLRSVTI